The following proteins are co-located in the Dietzia timorensis genome:
- a CDS encoding serine hydrolase domain-containing protein, which yields MGTTSKWVRAVLGLGAAVAIALPTAGVAGAQEVQWPEPSGVAGAPALEGQEQCAPPEPGAGPQTATAGDVGIDQAKLDEAIAFAASRMRINIQVYRNNCLIGRGPLNDHTDDLRWNIWSSTKSVVAMLAGIANGQGKLDLDAPIGQYLDEGQGDEAHRAITARNLLTQTSGLQQSIVSEGVPSGLDLDPSIVEQALALPVIHEPGTFFEYTQRGPDLLAHVIEKAVGEDLQAFAQRELFDPIGVGADRYHWSRDRSGNTYGFAGLFIPPVDFARIGMLLSNNGEWNGNRIIPVDYMRQLRTPSETNGCYGYLTWVNGSPCTPPTLPSRKTFDMSPFAGMPEDAFATVGALQQNNFLIPSLGMQVTWNGFLGDVSPDPSTVLSANSNSELYREFLRKMLAAYEAPSVPDPGAYEPTFNLDIDIPNLANPDVFTAPFGIGPMAPENCDVFSCGEAPLRPPLQGNEGCFVIACLPKQGTGSA from the coding sequence GTGGGTACGACGTCGAAATGGGTGCGCGCGGTGCTTGGGCTCGGTGCGGCGGTGGCGATCGCGCTGCCGACTGCCGGGGTCGCCGGGGCGCAGGAAGTGCAGTGGCCGGAGCCGAGCGGGGTCGCCGGCGCGCCGGCACTGGAGGGCCAGGAACAATGCGCCCCTCCGGAACCCGGCGCCGGACCACAGACCGCGACGGCGGGAGACGTGGGCATCGACCAGGCGAAGCTCGATGAGGCCATCGCATTCGCCGCCTCGCGAATGCGGATCAATATCCAGGTCTACCGCAACAACTGCCTTATCGGGCGTGGGCCGCTCAATGACCACACCGACGACCTACGGTGGAACATCTGGTCATCGACCAAATCGGTGGTCGCGATGCTCGCGGGAATCGCCAACGGGCAGGGCAAGCTCGACCTCGACGCGCCTATTGGCCAGTACCTCGACGAGGGGCAGGGCGATGAGGCCCATCGCGCGATCACCGCGCGGAATCTGCTCACGCAGACCTCTGGGTTGCAGCAGTCGATCGTGTCCGAGGGTGTGCCGAGCGGACTCGACCTCGACCCTTCGATCGTCGAGCAGGCCCTCGCGCTTCCCGTGATCCACGAGCCGGGAACGTTCTTCGAGTACACCCAGCGCGGGCCGGACCTACTCGCCCATGTCATCGAAAAGGCGGTGGGGGAGGACCTGCAGGCCTTCGCACAGCGCGAGCTGTTCGACCCCATCGGCGTCGGTGCCGACCGCTACCACTGGTCGCGCGACCGCAGCGGAAACACGTACGGCTTCGCCGGGCTGTTTATTCCGCCCGTCGACTTCGCGCGGATCGGGATGCTGCTGTCCAACAACGGCGAATGGAACGGCAACCGGATCATTCCCGTCGACTACATGCGCCAGCTGCGCACGCCGTCGGAGACGAACGGTTGTTATGGCTACCTCACCTGGGTCAACGGTTCGCCGTGTACGCCCCCGACGCTGCCGTCGCGCAAGACCTTCGATATGTCGCCGTTCGCGGGGATGCCCGAGGACGCGTTCGCAACGGTCGGGGCGCTGCAGCAGAACAACTTCCTCATCCCCAGCCTCGGGATGCAGGTGACATGGAACGGCTTCCTCGGCGATGTCTCGCCGGACCCGAGCACGGTGCTCAGTGCAAACTCCAACAGCGAGCTCTACCGCGAATTCTTGCGCAAAATGCTCGCCGCCTACGAGGCGCCGAGTGTTCCGGACCCCGGAGCCTACGAACCGACGTTCAACCTCGATATCGACATTCCCAACCTCGCCAACCCCGACGTGTTCACCGCTCCATTCGGAATCGGGCCGATGGCGCCGGAGAACTGCGACGTCTTCTCGTGCGGCGAGGCGCCATTACGCCCCCCTCTTCAGGGGAACGAAGGCTGCTTTGTTATCGCCTGCCTTCCCAAGCAGGGGACCGGCTCCGCCTGA
- a CDS encoding SLC13 family permease → MSTTTAPKDTEGRELSPGAREKGDDKPTLVRRMIGLVLGVVGALVVYFLMPSDLEMWPRITAAVAVLMAVWWMTEAIPIPATALLPLVLFPLLVPEGDFGSGDEAAGGISVDDVGASYGNNIIFLFMGGFMLALAMQKWNLHRRIALLTLRAMGSKPANLIAGFMISTGFISMWVSNTATAVMMLPIGISVLMLVNKVVKEQSPDGGGLESPDVDPAGGDEDGEIGMSQEAVKSKFGTALMLGIAYAASIGSVGTIIGTPPNALLVAHMDTTHGVSIGFGQWMLVGVPVAIVMLIAAWLLLTKVLFRPEIDEIPGGSELIKNELDKLGPMSSGEKRVLAIFVLAAVAWIAVPLVSDYLLGLEDPFISDAGIAVSIAVLLFLLPGGAARGVRLLDWDSAVKLPWGVLLLFGGGLALSSQFSDSGLSEWLGSQLEGLAGVPIWVIVLILCAGILLLTEMTSNTATAATFLPVASGVAMGTGIEPLLLAAPLALAATCAFMLPVGTPPNAIAYGSGYVTIGQMVRGGVWLNVTAVVVITAASLTLLVWVFGLSL, encoded by the coding sequence ATGTCGACCACCACCGCCCCCAAAGACACAGAAGGCCGCGAACTCTCACCCGGCGCGCGGGAAAAAGGAGACGACAAGCCGACGCTCGTGCGCCGGATGATCGGTCTCGTCCTCGGCGTCGTCGGCGCGCTCGTCGTCTACTTCCTCATGCCGAGCGACCTCGAAATGTGGCCGCGCATCACGGCCGCAGTCGCCGTGCTCATGGCGGTGTGGTGGATGACGGAGGCCATCCCGATCCCCGCGACCGCGCTGCTCCCGTTGGTGCTGTTCCCGCTGCTCGTACCCGAAGGCGATTTCGGCTCGGGTGACGAGGCCGCCGGTGGCATCTCGGTCGATGACGTCGGCGCGAGCTACGGCAACAACATCATCTTCCTGTTCATGGGCGGATTCATGCTCGCCCTCGCCATGCAGAAATGGAACCTGCACCGGCGCATCGCATTACTCACGCTCCGGGCGATGGGGTCGAAACCGGCGAACCTCATCGCCGGGTTCATGATCTCCACCGGATTTATCTCGATGTGGGTGTCCAACACGGCAACGGCCGTGATGATGCTCCCCATCGGCATCTCCGTCCTCATGCTCGTCAACAAGGTGGTCAAGGAACAGAGTCCTGACGGCGGAGGACTCGAATCGCCGGACGTCGACCCTGCCGGCGGCGACGAAGATGGCGAAATCGGCATGTCGCAGGAAGCGGTGAAGTCGAAGTTCGGCACCGCCCTGATGCTCGGCATCGCCTACGCGGCCTCGATCGGCTCGGTGGGGACTATCATCGGCACCCCGCCGAACGCACTCCTCGTCGCCCACATGGACACAACACATGGTGTGTCGATCGGCTTCGGCCAGTGGATGCTCGTCGGCGTTCCCGTCGCCATCGTGATGCTCATCGCCGCCTGGCTCCTTCTGACCAAGGTGCTGTTCCGGCCCGAGATCGACGAGATCCCCGGCGGATCGGAGCTGATCAAAAACGAGCTCGACAAGCTCGGCCCGATGAGCTCGGGGGAGAAGCGCGTGCTCGCGATCTTCGTGCTCGCCGCGGTCGCGTGGATCGCGGTGCCCCTCGTCTCCGACTACCTCCTCGGCCTCGAGGACCCGTTCATCTCCGACGCGGGCATCGCGGTGTCCATCGCCGTGCTCCTGTTCCTCCTTCCCGGCGGCGCCGCGCGCGGGGTCCGCCTGCTCGACTGGGACTCGGCGGTCAAGCTGCCCTGGGGCGTGCTCCTTCTCTTCGGTGGCGGGCTCGCGCTGTCCTCGCAATTCTCGGATTCGGGGCTCTCCGAGTGGCTCGGTTCGCAGCTCGAGGGCCTCGCGGGCGTACCGATCTGGGTCATCGTGCTCATCCTGTGTGCCGGCATCCTGCTGCTCACGGAGATGACCTCGAACACAGCGACAGCAGCGACGTTCCTACCCGTGGCCTCCGGCGTGGCGATGGGCACCGGGATCGAGCCGCTGCTGCTCGCCGCTCCGCTCGCGCTGGCCGCGACCTGCGCGTTCATGCTTCCCGTCGGAACACCGCCGAACGCGATCGCCTACGGCTCCGGCTACGTCACCATCGGCCAGATGGTTCGCGGTGGCGTCTGGCTCAACGTCACCGCCGTCGTCGTCATCACAGCCGCCTCGCTGACGCTGCTCGTGTGGGTGTTCGGGCTCTCGCTCTAG
- a CDS encoding sulfite exporter TauE/SafE family protein, with protein sequence MMTMGTVAIIVAAILVGTVLQRISGTGVGLVVAPTLSILLGPALGVLVTNMTTVVSGFLIMIAVWSRIDWRRFWLIGPAAILGAIPGALVVGALPPGWLSILVGAIVVFALLVTVGMRTLPRVDGNPIAMLSGFVGGFFNTTSGVAAPVMVIYSRLARWQQLRFAATLQPIFMTMGAASVASKLATGVTADAGGADLHLGWLAPGVIATVLVGIAVGTWLGTRVPVAQARRLALLLAALGGVGAIVRGALEVI encoded by the coding sequence ATGATGACGATGGGAACCGTGGCGATCATTGTCGCGGCGATCCTCGTGGGCACGGTGCTGCAGCGGATTTCCGGAACCGGCGTGGGGCTCGTGGTGGCGCCGACGTTGTCGATTCTGCTCGGGCCGGCGCTCGGCGTGCTCGTGACGAACATGACGACTGTCGTGTCCGGCTTTCTCATCATGATCGCGGTGTGGTCGCGGATCGACTGGCGCCGCTTCTGGCTCATCGGGCCCGCGGCGATTCTCGGAGCGATTCCCGGCGCGCTCGTCGTCGGCGCGCTGCCGCCCGGCTGGCTGTCGATTCTCGTCGGCGCGATCGTCGTGTTCGCCCTGCTGGTCACCGTGGGGATGCGGACGTTGCCGCGGGTCGACGGGAACCCGATCGCTATGCTCAGCGGATTCGTTGGAGGCTTCTTCAACACGACCTCGGGCGTCGCGGCGCCGGTGATGGTCATCTATTCGCGCCTTGCCAGGTGGCAGCAGTTGCGCTTCGCCGCGACCTTGCAGCCGATCTTCATGACAATGGGCGCGGCGTCGGTGGCGAGCAAACTCGCGACCGGGGTGACCGCGGATGCCGGCGGCGCCGACCTCCATCTCGGCTGGCTCGCGCCCGGCGTCATCGCCACCGTGCTCGTGGGGATCGCCGTGGGCACGTGGCTCGGCACGCGCGTGCCGGTCGCCCAGGCGCGGAGGCTCGCGCTGCTGCTCGCCGCCCTCGGCGGTGTCGGCGCGATCGTGCGCGGGGCGCTCGAGGTCATCTAG
- a CDS encoding cation diffusion facilitator family transporter has protein sequence MTAPHTLTDGRREVLRRRIRWIVAATITYNVIEAVIALLAGRAATSAALVGFGLDSAVEVLSAAAVAWQFSGRDPERRERAALYTIALSFFGLAAFVTVDAVRSLAGAGEAEHSTVGIVLAAVSFAIMPAFSWFERRTGRELGSATAVADSKQTLICAYLSGAVLLGLAANSLFGWAWADSVAALGIAVFAVREGIEAWWGETCAQPVSALTGESAGNDSCC, from the coding sequence ATGACGGCGCCGCACACACTTACCGATGGACGCCGCGAGGTACTTCGGCGCCGAATCCGATGGATCGTCGCCGCGACCATCACCTACAACGTCATCGAAGCGGTCATCGCGCTCCTCGCCGGGCGTGCCGCCACGTCGGCGGCCCTCGTGGGATTCGGGCTCGATTCGGCGGTGGAAGTGCTGTCCGCGGCGGCCGTCGCGTGGCAGTTCTCCGGCCGGGACCCTGAACGGCGAGAACGCGCCGCGCTCTATACCATCGCCCTGTCCTTTTTCGGTCTCGCCGCCTTCGTGACCGTCGACGCCGTGCGCTCGCTCGCGGGCGCGGGGGAAGCCGAGCATTCGACAGTCGGCATCGTCCTTGCCGCCGTGAGCTTCGCGATCATGCCCGCATTCTCCTGGTTCGAGCGGCGCACCGGCCGGGAACTCGGTTCGGCTACTGCGGTCGCGGACTCCAAGCAGACGCTGATCTGTGCGTATCTCTCCGGTGCCGTGCTCCTCGGGCTCGCGGCGAACTCGCTATTCGGGTGGGCGTGGGCCGACTCGGTCGCGGCGCTGGGGATCGCCGTGTTCGCCGTCCGCGAGGGCATCGAGGCCTGGTGGGGCGAGACGTGCGCGCAGCCGGTGTCCGCGCTTACCGGAGAAAGCGCCGGAAACGACTCCTGCTGCTGA
- a CDS encoding ArsR/SmtB family transcription factor: MSNTVTLSHTASVSRFGYALSDETRARILLELRGGPATPSELLDILGVSKQLLSNHLSCLRGCGLVASERHGRHMRYSLAVPELGAALGSLVQLVLEVDPHCCESAGCAENGCTCS, translated from the coding sequence GTGTCGAATACTGTGACTCTCTCCCATACAGCGTCGGTGTCCCGGTTCGGGTATGCCCTCTCCGACGAGACCCGCGCCCGAATCCTGCTCGAGCTGCGCGGCGGGCCGGCGACCCCTTCCGAACTGCTCGACATCCTCGGGGTGTCCAAGCAGCTTCTCTCCAATCATCTTTCGTGCCTGCGCGGGTGCGGCCTCGTCGCGTCCGAGCGTCACGGGCGCCATATGCGCTATTCGCTCGCGGTTCCCGAACTCGGCGCCGCCCTCGGCTCACTGGTGCAGCTCGTGCTCGAGGTGGACCCGCACTGCTGCGAAAGTGCCGGCTGCGCAGAGAACGGGTGCACCTGCTCATGA
- a CDS encoding LGFP repeat-containing protein, with amino-acid sequence MRTTISPEKVSITNTAAGSIGRGRRIFTAVIAAGAFAGLSGLVAPTANAQNVGGRIGEEYVAASAANGQSPQGYFGPATTPELDAARGGKFQNFEKDKAIYWHPLVSDGRANQVGGAIRTKWGETTANGSAGWEWGPLMYPTTREWSSRPSSESGKVARGNHFEGGTVYWVPEVGTYVTWGLVRDAWWRIGAEDSRLGLPTSDERRLSTGWEQDFEGGVINVDLRGNVTIMVYGPRGEREEVQGPVAVQDLVPE; translated from the coding sequence ATGCGTACCACCATTTCGCCCGAGAAAGTAAGCATCACAAACACGGCTGCGGGTTCTATTGGCCGCGGTCGTCGGATCTTCACCGCCGTCATCGCAGCCGGCGCGTTCGCCGGACTGTCCGGACTCGTCGCCCCGACCGCAAATGCACAGAACGTCGGCGGCCGCATCGGCGAGGAGTACGTCGCCGCGTCTGCGGCCAACGGGCAGTCGCCGCAGGGCTACTTCGGCCCGGCGACCACGCCCGAACTCGACGCCGCCCGCGGCGGCAAGTTCCAGAACTTCGAGAAGGACAAGGCCATCTACTGGCACCCGCTCGTCTCCGACGGTCGCGCCAACCAGGTCGGCGGCGCCATTCGAACCAAGTGGGGCGAGACCACCGCGAACGGCAGTGCTGGGTGGGAGTGGGGCCCGCTGATGTACCCCACGACCCGCGAGTGGTCCTCTCGTCCCTCGTCCGAGTCGGGCAAGGTCGCCCGCGGTAACCACTTCGAGGGCGGCACCGTGTACTGGGTACCGGAAGTGGGCACGTACGTGACCTGGGGTCTCGTGCGCGACGCATGGTGGAGGATCGGCGCGGAGGACAGCCGCCTCGGCCTGCCAACCTCGGACGAGCGCCGCCTGTCCACCGGCTGGGAGCAGGACTTCGAAGGAGGCGTCATCAACGTCGACCTTCGCGGCAACGTCACCATCATGGTCTACGGCCCGCGCGGCGAGCGCGAAGAGGTCCAAGGCCCGGTCGCGGTCCAGGACCTCGTTCCGGAGTAG
- a CDS encoding sulfotransferase family protein: MSAPNTDATRTFVGDVDDLHASAQRATGLTELGPDADHHREGLSRLLDSLHSDAELTPEGSKYFRATLKGAIAARLLAEDGIARRPGVLDTQVERPIFVTGLPRTGTTALHRLLGADPAHQGLELWLTEVPQPRPPREQWVSDPTYTGIRDLYSGFMTEHPDFGGVHYISADDLEECWQLLRQSFTSISYECLAYLPSYSRWLAGTDWRPAYARHKRNLQLIGANDPGKRWVLKNPSHLFALDALLDVYPDAVIVHTHRDPVKSMASMCSLAEHAAGTWSTGFTRERIGRTQLELWSRGLSEFTAARARHPEATFVDVTHSELLDDAGAAVRKVYAAAGAEYTADVEAAVIAENTKSLSGARAPKHSYTLADYGLSTADVEAAFDGYRGE; the protein is encoded by the coding sequence ATGAGCGCACCGAATACCGACGCCACGCGCACGTTCGTCGGCGACGTCGACGATCTCCACGCCTCCGCGCAGCGAGCGACAGGGCTCACCGAGCTCGGTCCGGACGCGGACCACCACCGCGAGGGCCTTTCGCGGCTCCTCGATTCGTTGCACTCCGACGCCGAGCTCACCCCGGAGGGGTCGAAGTATTTCCGCGCGACCCTCAAAGGCGCAATCGCGGCCCGCCTGCTCGCCGAGGACGGGATCGCGCGCCGCCCGGGCGTTCTCGATACACAAGTAGAGCGGCCGATCTTCGTCACCGGCCTGCCGCGCACCGGCACCACCGCGCTGCATCGCCTGCTCGGCGCGGACCCGGCCCACCAGGGCCTCGAGCTGTGGCTCACCGAGGTCCCGCAGCCACGCCCGCCGCGCGAGCAATGGGTATCCGATCCGACGTACACCGGCATCCGAGACCTGTACTCGGGCTTCATGACCGAGCACCCCGATTTCGGCGGCGTCCACTACATCTCCGCCGACGACCTCGAGGAATGCTGGCAACTACTCCGCCAGTCCTTCACCTCGATCTCCTACGAATGCCTCGCCTACCTGCCGAGCTATTCGCGGTGGCTCGCGGGCACCGATTGGCGGCCTGCGTACGCCCGACACAAGCGCAACCTGCAGCTCATCGGCGCGAACGATCCCGGTAAGCGATGGGTGCTCAAGAACCCGAGCCACCTGTTCGCGCTGGATGCGTTGCTCGACGTCTACCCCGATGCCGTCATCGTCCATACTCATCGCGATCCGGTGAAGTCGATGGCCTCGATGTGTTCGCTCGCCGAGCACGCGGCGGGCACGTGGTCCACCGGTTTCACGCGCGAACGCATCGGCCGCACGCAGCTCGAGCTGTGGTCGCGCGGGCTTTCAGAGTTCACCGCCGCGCGCGCCCGCCATCCGGAGGCCACGTTCGTCGACGTCACGCATTCCGAACTACTCGATGACGCCGGAGCTGCCGTCCGCAAGGTCTACGCCGCCGCCGGTGCGGAGTACACGGCGGATGTCGAGGCAGCGGTGATCGCGGAGAACACCAAATCGCTGTCCGGTGCGCGCGCCCCGAAGCATTCGTACACGTTGGCCGACTACGGACTCTCCACTGCAGATGTAGAGGCAGCCTTCGACGGCTACCGAGGCGAGTGA
- a CDS encoding LGFP repeat-containing protein yields MCATHSPTNVNDDNRQAGSRNVGRRALAAAVTAGAFVGLSGVVAPMASAQEEVKGKIGEEYVAAAEANGQTPEEFFGAATSPELDAANGGKFQTFEKDKKSIYWNPDVAGGQANQVGGDIFDLWGETTMNGSPGYEWGPLHYPTTREWSTNESGASGVTGRGNHFEGGSIYWSPDHGAQLVWGLVRDAWWHIGAESSELGLPIAPETFDGSGWMQKFEGGVVVVRTDGLARVSTENSPAGTEPVPINELTIG; encoded by the coding sequence ATGTGTGCCACTCATTCCCCGACAAATGTAAACGACGATAACCGGCAGGCTGGTTCTCGTAATGTCGGTCGTCGCGCGCTCGCTGCCGCCGTCACCGCAGGCGCTTTCGTTGGACTCTCTGGCGTCGTCGCGCCGATGGCCTCGGCGCAAGAAGAGGTCAAGGGCAAGATCGGCGAAGAGTACGTCGCCGCGGCCGAGGCGAACGGCCAGACTCCCGAGGAGTTCTTCGGCGCGGCCACCTCGCCGGAGCTCGATGCGGCCAATGGCGGCAAGTTCCAGACCTTCGAGAAAGACAAGAAGTCGATCTACTGGAATCCTGACGTCGCCGGTGGCCAGGCCAATCAGGTCGGCGGAGATATCTTCGACCTGTGGGGCGAGACCACGATGAACGGTTCCCCTGGATACGAATGGGGCCCGCTGCACTACCCGACGACGCGCGAGTGGTCGACGAACGAATCCGGTGCATCCGGTGTTACCGGCCGAGGCAACCACTTCGAAGGCGGCTCGATCTACTGGTCGCCGGACCACGGGGCTCAGCTGGTCTGGGGTCTCGTGCGGGACGCGTGGTGGCACATTGGCGCCGAGTCGAGTGAGCTCGGACTGCCCATCGCGCCCGAAACTTTCGACGGCTCGGGGTGGATGCAGAAGTTCGAGGGCGGCGTCGTTGTCGTCCGGACCGACGGGCTGGCGCGAGTGTCGACGGAGAATTCGCCGGCCGGCACCGAGCCGGTGCCGATCAACGAGCTGACAATCGGATAA
- a CDS encoding aldo/keto reductase yields MAQSNNQVPVFELGGGVQIPAIGFGVFQTPAEETVAAVEKALEVGYRHIDTAAAYGNEREVGEAIRNSGLARDDVFIGTKVWPTDYGFESTLHAFDKATGKLGVDTLDLLILHQPAVDAFDRTLEAYRALEKLRADGKVRAIGVSNFTPPLLDRLLESAEVTPAVNQIELHPYFSQVPSRDANARRGILTQAWSPIGGITKYYDGGAPGRVAFEDPELLDIASAHGKTPAQVMLRWHLQQGRQVIPKSTNPARIAENFDVFDFELTVKELKRIDDLDTGKRSGPDPDSPQPDFFKMEIPEA; encoded by the coding sequence ATGGCACAGTCAAACAATCAGGTCCCCGTCTTCGAGCTCGGGGGAGGCGTGCAGATCCCGGCGATCGGGTTCGGCGTGTTCCAGACCCCCGCGGAGGAGACCGTCGCGGCCGTCGAAAAGGCGCTCGAGGTCGGCTACCGCCACATCGACACCGCCGCCGCCTACGGCAACGAGCGCGAGGTCGGCGAGGCGATCCGCAATTCCGGCCTCGCCCGGGACGACGTGTTCATCGGGACCAAGGTGTGGCCCACCGACTACGGCTTCGAATCCACGCTGCACGCCTTCGACAAGGCAACGGGCAAGCTCGGCGTCGACACTCTCGATCTGCTCATCCTCCACCAGCCCGCCGTCGACGCGTTCGACCGCACCCTCGAGGCGTACCGTGCGCTGGAGAAGCTGCGCGCCGACGGCAAGGTGCGCGCCATCGGCGTCTCGAACTTCACCCCACCGCTGCTTGACCGGCTGCTCGAGTCCGCCGAGGTCACCCCGGCGGTCAACCAGATCGAGCTGCATCCGTATTTCAGCCAGGTCCCCTCGCGCGACGCGAACGCGCGCCGCGGCATCCTCACGCAGGCCTGGTCTCCCATCGGCGGGATCACGAAATACTATGACGGTGGAGCTCCCGGGCGCGTGGCCTTCGAAGATCCCGAGTTGCTCGACATCGCCTCGGCCCACGGCAAGACCCCGGCGCAGGTCATGCTGCGCTGGCACCTGCAGCAGGGCCGGCAGGTCATCCCCAAGTCCACCAACCCCGCGCGCATCGCCGAGAACTTCGACGTGTTCGATTTCGAGCTCACGGTCAAGGAACTCAAGCGCATCGACGATCTCGACACCGGCAAGCGCAGCGGTCCGGACCCGGACTCCCCGCAGCCGGACTTCTTCAAGATGGAGATCCCGGAGGCCTAA
- a CDS encoding flavin reductase family protein, with protein MRRNLPAAERSPDQVYSLLTSSIVPRPIAWVSTRSLEGMLNLAPYSFFTVASQDPAIVSVTSVGRKDTLANVRATGEFVVNIGSEHLIDQINESSGAYPREFDEFEAAGLTPEDSEYIDVPRVAEAAIAIECALHDLHEVGNGTLILGKVVNFSISESVLAEDGLPLIDKVRPPSRLGRTEWGLAPEVTERERPQVK; from the coding sequence ATGCGCAGAAATCTTCCCGCGGCCGAACGCTCGCCGGACCAGGTGTATTCGCTGCTCACGTCGTCGATCGTGCCGCGCCCGATCGCGTGGGTGTCCACGCGCTCGCTCGAGGGCATGCTCAACCTCGCGCCGTACTCGTTCTTCACCGTCGCGTCGCAGGACCCGGCGATCGTGTCGGTGACCTCAGTCGGCCGCAAGGACACGCTCGCGAATGTCCGAGCGACGGGGGAGTTCGTGGTCAATATCGGCTCGGAACATCTCATCGACCAGATCAACGAGAGCTCGGGCGCCTACCCGCGTGAGTTCGACGAGTTCGAGGCCGCCGGCCTCACTCCCGAGGACTCCGAATACATCGACGTCCCGCGAGTGGCGGAGGCGGCCATCGCGATCGAGTGCGCCCTGCACGATCTCCACGAGGTCGGCAACGGGACGCTGATCCTCGGGAAGGTTGTGAACTTCTCGATCTCCGAGTCCGTCCTCGCCGAGGATGGGCTGCCGCTGATCGACAAGGTGCGCCCGCCGTCACGCCTGGGTCGAACCGAATGGGGGCTGGCCCCAGAGGTCACGGAAAGGGAGCGCCCGCAGGTGAAGTAG
- a CDS encoding NADH:flavin oxidoreductase/NADH oxidase: MSHALLEPITLRGTTFRNRVWIPPMCQYVVDAEDGVPTPWHLMHIGSFARGGAGAVIVEATGVVPEGRISPRDLGLWNDTQRDAFAPIVSFAQSLGAKVGIQLAHAGRKASTHPEWGTDGTGSLTEAEGGWQTVAPSALAFEGLDAPVALDEAGIADLVSAFADSARRAVEAGFDFVEIHGAHGYLVHEFLSPLSNERTDAYGGDLAGRSRFLFEIVDAVRAEIPQDMPLLVRLSATDWNDAGVTVPETAELAALLADRGVDLIDVSTGGNVLADIPVGPGYQVPAAAEVRASSGVPVSAVGMIDEPKQAEQIVATGQADVAMIGREALRDPNFALRAARELRVDIDYVPRPYHRAYK, encoded by the coding sequence ATGAGCCACGCCCTGCTCGAACCGATCACCCTCCGCGGCACCACGTTTCGCAACCGTGTGTGGATCCCGCCGATGTGCCAGTACGTCGTCGACGCCGAGGACGGCGTGCCCACCCCGTGGCACCTCATGCACATCGGCTCGTTCGCGCGTGGCGGCGCCGGTGCCGTGATCGTCGAGGCCACCGGCGTCGTTCCGGAGGGGCGGATCAGCCCCCGCGACCTCGGTCTGTGGAACGACACCCAGCGCGATGCCTTCGCGCCGATCGTGTCGTTCGCGCAGTCGCTCGGCGCGAAGGTCGGCATCCAGCTCGCGCATGCCGGACGAAAAGCGTCGACGCACCCGGAGTGGGGCACCGACGGTACGGGGTCACTCACCGAGGCCGAGGGCGGGTGGCAGACCGTCGCCCCCTCGGCGCTCGCCTTCGAGGGGCTCGACGCGCCGGTCGCGCTCGATGAGGCGGGCATCGCCGACCTCGTCAGCGCCTTCGCCGACTCCGCCCGCCGCGCGGTCGAGGCCGGCTTCGATTTCGTCGAGATCCACGGCGCCCACGGCTACCTCGTCCACGAGTTCCTCTCGCCGCTGTCCAACGAGCGCACCGATGCGTACGGCGGCGACCTCGCCGGCCGCTCCCGCTTCCTGTTCGAGATCGTCGACGCGGTCCGCGCCGAGATCCCCCAGGACATGCCGCTTCTCGTGCGCCTTTCCGCAACCGATTGGAATGACGCCGGAGTGACCGTTCCCGAGACCGCCGAACTCGCCGCGCTCCTTGCCGATCGCGGCGTCGACCTGATCGACGTGTCGACCGGCGGCAACGTGCTCGCTGATATTCCGGTCGGTCCGGGCTACCAGGTGCCCGCGGCCGCAGAGGTGCGCGCATCGAGCGGCGTGCCTGTGTCCGCCGTCGGCATGATCGATGAGCCCAAGCAGGCCGAGCAGATCGTGGCCACGGGCCAGGCCGACGTCGCCATGATCGGCCGCGAGGCTCTGCGCGACCCGAACTTCGCGCTGCGCGCGGCCCGCGAGCTGCGCGTGGACATCGACTACGTGCCGCGGCCCTATCACCGCGCGTACAAGTAG
- a CDS encoding ArsR/SmtB family transcription factor: MRTLNHPNTPDIQLDAVLAALSDPVRRLIACRLSHCDDNQACLTFELPVSKSTASHHFRVLREAGVIRQEYVGTSIMNSLRSEDLEQRFPGLLQAVFDAQNAAGA, from the coding sequence ATGCGCACGCTCAATCATCCGAATACGCCGGACATTCAACTCGACGCGGTGCTCGCCGCGCTGTCCGACCCGGTGCGGCGGCTTATCGCGTGCCGGCTGTCGCATTGCGACGATAACCAGGCGTGCCTCACCTTCGAACTGCCCGTCTCGAAGTCGACGGCCTCACACCACTTTCGAGTGCTGCGCGAAGCCGGGGTCATCCGGCAGGAGTACGTGGGCACCTCGATCATGAACTCGCTGCGCAGCGAGGACCTGGAGCAGCGCTTTCCCGGTCTACTTCAGGCCGTGTTCGACGCGCAGAACGCCGCCGGGGCCTAA